In Rosa chinensis cultivar Old Blush chromosome 1, RchiOBHm-V2, whole genome shotgun sequence, a genomic segment contains:
- the LOC112164290 gene encoding uncharacterized protein LOC112164290: MGRVRSLSLVSHLKKAVKKVRLILLGLKLQRWRIASVLGCAATKSRCLSFNERLGLEGCIEVDTSDYQNSSHLRRIHSTISRSSSIDYEDVDQRADAFIANFRRQLRLERQVSLELRYCRSESI; the protein is encoded by the coding sequence ATGGGTAGAGTCAGGAGTTTGTCACTTGTAAGCCACCTGAAGAAAGCAGTGAAGAAAGTGAGACTCATTTTGCTTGGCCTTAAACTACAGAGGTGGCGCATAGCTTCAGTTCTTGGATGCGCTGCAACTAAAAGCCGGTGTTTGAGCTTCAATGAAAGATTGGGTTTGGAGGGCTGCATAGAAGTTGATACATCTGATTATCAGAATAGCTCCCACTTGAGAAGAATTCATAGCACAATTAGTCGTTCTTCTTcgattgattatgaggatgtTGATCAAAGGGCTGATGCTTTCATTGCTAATTTTCGACGGCAGCTCAGATTAGAGAGACAGGTTTCTCTGGAGCTACGCTACTGCCGGAGTGAGAGCATTTAG